A genomic window from Gossypium hirsutum isolate 1008001.06 chromosome D10, Gossypium_hirsutum_v2.1, whole genome shotgun sequence includes:
- the LOC107914876 gene encoding NADH dehydrogenase [ubiquinone] 1 alpha subcomplex subunit 13-B, with protein MTEAVIRKKPGMASVKDMPILQDGPPPGGFAPVRYARRIPNKGPSAMAIFLAAFGAFSYGMYQVGQGNKIRRALKEEKFAARRAVLPVLQAEEDERFVKEWKKYLEYEAEVMKDVPGWKVGENVYNSGRWMPPATGELRPEVW; from the exons ATGACTGAGGCAGTGATAAGGAAGAAGCCAGGAATGGCGAGTGTGAAGGACATGCCAATTCTCCAAGATGGGCCTCCTCCGGGTGGGTTCGCCCCCGTCAGATACGCCCGTCGGATACCCAACAAGGGCCCAAGTGCTATGGCTATCTTTCTAGCTGCTTTTGGTGCCTTCTCTTATGGAATGTACCAAGTCGGCCAAGGGAACAAGATCCGCAG GGCACTCAAGGAAGAAAAGTTTGCTGCACGTAGAGCAGTATTGCCTGTTCTTCAAGCTGAAGAAGATGAAAG ATTTGTCAAAGAGTGGAAGAAGTATCTCGAGTATGAGGCGGAAGTGATGAAAGATGTCCCTGGTTGGAAAGTAGGCGAAAATGTATACAATTCTGGGAGATGGATGCCCCCTGCAACCGGTGAGCTCCGCCCTGAAGTTTGGTGA